The genome window TGGAAGGCGGCCGCGTGGCGGGCCATCAACTCCCGTGACCTGGTCCAGATCTGGTCGAGCACCTCGCGCGGCTGCAGGCCGGAGGCGCTGCGCTGGGCCACCCCGGTGGCGATCCGGCGCTTCAGGCCGGCCACCCGGACCATGAAGAACTCGTCCAGGTTACCGGCGAAGATGGCCAGGAACTTGGCCCGCTCCAGCAGCGGGACCTGCGGGTCCTCGGCCAGCTCCAGCACCCGCTCGTTGAACGCCAGCCAGCTCCGCTCGCGGTCGAGGAACCGCCCCTGCGGCAGCTCCTCCAGCTCGGAGTCCGGGGTCTTCTCCGCCGACGGACCGAGCGCGTTGGTGATGCTCATGGGTTCCAGCTCCTCCAGGGCCGTGAGGTCCGTGGTGTCCGCCGCTGCGGCGTCCCCCGGCCGCCGCGGGATGGGCCAGCCGCCCGGCGCGGTCGATATCCGACCGGACCGGGCCGCGGGGCCCAAGCTGCGGGAGCGAGACACTATGGACGTCATCCTGTGATCTTCGCGGCGGCAATTGAATCCACGGTAAACACCGCATGGCCAGGAGGAAAGCTGACGCGGTCAGACCCTGAACGGAGTCCGGACGGACTCAGCGTCCCGGCTTGACCTGGTACATCAGATCCACTTCGTGGACGGTGAAGCCGGCCTTCTCGTAGACCCGCACCGCCGCCGTGTTGTCCGCGTCGACGTAGAGGAGGACGGTGCCGAGTCCCCGGTCCTGGGCCAGGTGGCGCAGCCCGGCCGCGGTCAGCGCCCGGCCCAGGCCGTTGCCCTGTTCGGCCGGGTCGACGCCGACCACGTAGACCTCACCCAGCTCCGGGTCGGTGCCCGTGGCCGGGTGGACCTTGGTCCAGTGGAAGCCGACCACCCGCTCGCCGGCCGCCTCCTGGCGGACCGCGAGGAAGAAGCCGTTCGGGTCGAACCACGGTTCGGCCAACCGGTCGGCGAGGTCGCGACCGGTCCACGAGCCCTGCTCGGGGTGGTGGGCGAAGGCCAGCGCGTTCAACCGCAGCCAGGCCTCGTCGTCCTGACCCGGGCGGAAGGTCCGCAGGGTCACGCCGCCAGGGAGCGGGGCCGGCTCCGGGGCGGGGCCGGTGCGGCGCATCTGCCGCAGCTCGCGGACCAGCGCGGCGCCGTAGTGCTCGGCCAGCCGGGCCGCCCCCGGGTGACCGCCGTGGGCCCAGAAGTCGACGGTCCGTCCGCTCGCCGCCACCAGCACGGCGTCCACCAACTCGCGGCCGAGCCCGCGCCGGCGCTGGTCCGGATGGACGGTCAGCTCGACCGTCGCGGTCGCCTCCCCCTCCGGCGCCTCGACCTGCGCGTAACCGGCGGGTCCCCGGTGGTCGGTCTGCAGCAAGTGGTGCAGGCCGGGCCGGGCCTCGCCGGCCCGCAGCCGGAGCCGGCCCGCTTCGGAGACCGCCTCCCGGCCGTCGGCCGTGACGGCCGCCGACAGGACGGCTTGGACGACTGAGAGATCGTCAGGAGTGAGGGCGTCGATGCTGTGGATGGCCATGTATGCGACCTTACGCCGCGTCAGACCCCTGGCCCACAACGCGAAGAAGCCCCCATCACCAAGTGATGGGGGCTTCTTCTGAAAGATTGTTCGGCGGCGTCCTACTCTCCCACAGGGTCCCCCCTGCAGTACCATCGGCGCTGTAAGGCTTAGCTTCCGGGTTCGGAATGTAACCGGGCGTTTCCCTCACGCTATGACCACCGAAACACTATGAAACTGTCAACCG of Kitasatospora viridis contains these proteins:
- the mshD gene encoding mycothiol synthase codes for the protein MAIHSIDALTPDDLSVVQAVLSAAVTADGREAVSEAGRLRLRAGEARPGLHHLLQTDHRGPAGYAQVEAPEGEATATVELTVHPDQRRRGLGRELVDAVLVAASGRTVDFWAHGGHPGAARLAEHYGAALVRELRQMRRTGPAPEPAPLPGGVTLRTFRPGQDDEAWLRLNALAFAHHPEQGSWTGRDLADRLAEPWFDPNGFFLAVRQEAAGERVVGFHWTKVHPATGTDPELGEVYVVGVDPAEQGNGLGRALTAAGLRHLAQDRGLGTVLLYVDADNTAAVRVYEKAGFTVHEVDLMYQVKPGR